One genomic segment of Methanothermobacter wolfeii includes these proteins:
- a CDS encoding diacylglycerol/polyprenol kinase family protein, whose product MKYRREFFRQLIHASGIIFIIISTYLNSLQMLILSVLAAAAGEVIFRIDRIHYIPLLSGILRGCRRNTSERGFIYYFLGMAVTYAIFGFSMDIANGAILILTLGDSFSTIIGREYGKHRLPFNRDKSIEGSLAFAFSGFIGALFIIGPLPALTGAVTGALVEAYTPVEDNLTIPVFAGAAILLSGHLMGAP is encoded by the coding sequence TTGAAATACAGAAGGGAGTTCTTCAGGCAGCTCATCCATGCATCGGGCATAATCTTCATAATCATTTCAACCTACCTAAACTCCCTTCAGATGTTAATTTTATCGGTCCTTGCCGCAGCAGCAGGGGAGGTAATATTCAGGATAGACAGGATCCACTACATACCCCTCCTTTCAGGCATCCTCAGGGGATGCAGGAGGAACACCTCTGAGAGGGGCTTCATATACTACTTCCTGGGAATGGCGGTAACCTATGCGATCTTTGGGTTCAGCATGGACATTGCAAACGGCGCCATACTCATACTCACCCTGGGCGACTCATTCTCCACCATCATAGGCAGGGAATACGGGAAGCACAGGCTCCCCTTCAACAGGGATAAGAGCATTGAGGGGTCCCTGGCATTTGCTTTTTCAGGATTCATTGGAGCCCTGTTCATCATTGGACCGCTCCCTGCACTCACCGGGGCGGTCACAGGGGCTCTTGTGGAGGCATACACACCGGTTGAGGATAACCTCACCATACCGGTATTCGCAGGAGCCGCCATTCTCCTTTCAGGCCACCTTATGGGCGCCCCTTAA
- the purL gene encoding phosphoribosylformylglycinamidine synthase subunit PurL: protein MVLTDSEMEFIRKELGREPNPLEYGMLDVMFSEHCSYKSSRPVLGLFPTEGENVIIGPGDDAGVVGVTDELALVIGIESHNHPSAIEPYGGAGTGIGGILRDIISMGAMPVALLDSLRFGYPEDQKSRYLLEHVVKGISDYGNRVGVPTVAGEVEFDDNFKFNPLVNVMCAGLVPRNRIKRGMAPNPGDVFLLMGGRTGRDGIHGVTFASEELTSSSELEDRPAVQVGDPFTKKMVMEASFEIMDRIDVSGVKDLGGGGLTCCISELVAKCNNGARVELETIPLREEGMTPYEIMLSESQERMIFVMKPEDVEAAMEICRKYELPAAVIGEVTDTGRMVVEEKGRIIADLPAELLADPPVVEREARKPPEPPKDVEVQHPPLKDALLRLMSSPNIASKRWVYRQYDHEVQIRTVVKPGDDAAVLRVDDENGVALTVDCNSIHTRMDPYSGGAGSVAEAVRNVVSMGAWPLCIVDCLNFGNPEKPEVFWQFRECVGGMADMARAFSTPVISGNVSFYNETEGVTVNPSPVVGVAGKLRLENIKTLEFKAPGEYIVIIGETKPEMGASEYLRSVHGIVDGLPPAADLNGEVKAAETVRSLIEEHGDSVTAVHDCSAGGIAVAVAEMALKSGMGAVIYTEKIPGEFRNPHEALFSESHGRYILTLSEDPGEILSDSGVPWAVIGRTGGDVLRMDDVEIPVGEIHGAYHGVIESYMST, encoded by the coding sequence ATGGTTTTAACTGATTCAGAGATGGAATTCATAAGGAAGGAACTTGGCAGGGAACCCAACCCCCTGGAGTATGGAATGCTGGACGTAATGTTCTCAGAGCACTGCTCCTACAAGAGCAGCAGACCGGTCCTCGGACTCTTCCCCACTGAGGGTGAGAACGTTATAATAGGACCCGGGGATGATGCGGGTGTCGTTGGAGTCACGGATGAACTGGCACTTGTAATCGGTATTGAAAGCCACAACCACCCATCTGCAATAGAACCCTATGGAGGGGCGGGTACCGGTATAGGCGGAATACTCAGGGACATAATATCAATGGGCGCCATGCCAGTGGCCCTACTTGACTCCCTCCGCTTCGGGTACCCTGAGGACCAGAAATCAAGGTACCTCCTTGAACACGTTGTTAAGGGGATCTCAGATTACGGTAACCGTGTAGGTGTCCCGACAGTGGCGGGTGAGGTTGAATTCGATGATAACTTCAAGTTCAACCCCCTCGTGAATGTCATGTGCGCTGGCCTGGTGCCAAGGAACAGGATAAAGAGGGGCATGGCCCCGAACCCCGGGGACGTTTTCCTCCTTATGGGCGGCAGGACAGGAAGGGACGGTATACATGGAGTTACCTTCGCATCAGAGGAACTTACAAGCTCATCAGAACTCGAGGACAGACCCGCGGTCCAGGTGGGGGACCCCTTCACAAAGAAGATGGTTATGGAGGCAAGCTTCGAGATAATGGACCGGATAGATGTCTCAGGTGTCAAGGACCTTGGAGGGGGCGGATTAACCTGCTGCATCTCAGAACTGGTTGCAAAATGCAACAACGGTGCCAGGGTGGAACTCGAGACCATACCCCTACGGGAGGAGGGAATGACACCCTACGAGATAATGCTCTCAGAGTCACAGGAGCGAATGATATTCGTAATGAAACCAGAGGACGTCGAAGCGGCCATGGAGATCTGCAGGAAATATGAGCTCCCTGCAGCAGTCATAGGCGAGGTCACGGACACTGGCCGGATGGTGGTTGAGGAGAAGGGAAGAATAATAGCTGACCTCCCGGCGGAACTCCTCGCTGACCCGCCCGTGGTTGAAAGAGAGGCCAGAAAGCCGCCTGAACCACCCAAGGACGTGGAGGTCCAGCACCCTCCCCTGAAGGATGCCCTGCTTCGGCTGATGTCCTCACCAAACATTGCAAGCAAGAGATGGGTTTACCGCCAGTACGACCATGAGGTCCAGATAAGGACCGTTGTAAAACCCGGAGATGACGCCGCGGTCCTGAGGGTTGATGATGAGAACGGAGTTGCCCTTACAGTTGACTGCAACAGCATACACACAAGGATGGACCCCTACAGTGGAGGGGCAGGTTCGGTTGCAGAGGCCGTGAGGAATGTTGTTTCAATGGGCGCATGGCCCCTCTGCATAGTCGACTGCCTCAACTTCGGAAACCCTGAGAAACCAGAGGTTTTCTGGCAGTTCAGGGAGTGTGTAGGGGGGATGGCGGACATGGCCAGGGCCTTCAGCACGCCTGTTATAAGCGGTAATGTTAGCTTCTACAATGAAACAGAGGGCGTTACTGTCAACCCCTCACCGGTGGTTGGAGTTGCAGGAAAGCTCAGACTCGAAAACATAAAGACCCTTGAATTCAAGGCCCCTGGAGAGTACATTGTGATTATAGGGGAGACTAAACCTGAGATGGGAGCATCAGAGTACCTGAGATCTGTGCACGGTATAGTCGACGGGTTACCCCCGGCAGCGGACTTAAATGGAGAGGTGAAGGCAGCAGAAACGGTAAGATCCCTCATTGAGGAACACGGTGATTCAGTAACCGCAGTCCATGACTGCTCAGCAGGGGGGATAGCCGTGGCGGTTGCGGAGATGGCGCTGAAATCTGGTATGGGTGCCGTGATTTATACAGAGAAGATACCGGGCGAATTCAGAAATCCCCATGAGGCCCTCTTCTCAGAGTCCCATGGAAGGTATATACTGACGTTATCAGAGGATCCAGGGGAAATATTATCGGATTCAGGTGTTCCATGGGCTGTAATAGGAAGAACAGGTGGAGATGTCCTGAGGATGGATGATGTGGAGATCCCTGTAGGGGAGATCCATGGGGCCTATCATGGAGTGATTGAATCATACATGTCCACCTGA
- a CDS encoding ABC transporter permease: MKFLALSKKEALDMLSNRLYILLVLVQVIILLGAYGLAAASSVAADPQLIDTWGGGRFLRIGLDVDEKGSLLDESLRREGLNVSYYSVEDGRRALGSKILAFVYLKGGDIAVEADTSSVFYTVMSEKLRRATSDYARRKQFREAGLPASMISALENPVNLKVVPRNREGYRPLVLESSYFVEIMYGFIVPFILFLPFFLGSNMVTDSIVGEKERKTFEVLLMTPLPDTLIILGKIIPPLMFSFLQGMLWIIILSALKVPIYNIPLILVLLLFTGLAFTGVGMFISTLADSTKEANSAITVALFFATFILFVPLFMDMGPLTDLVPMIPSYVLVRLSSCPHCGPEALISMVPSGVASILIFAASIVSFRREGVIRL, translated from the coding sequence ATGAAGTTCCTGGCACTCTCAAAAAAGGAAGCCCTTGATATGCTCTCAAACAGGCTTTACATACTCCTTGTCCTCGTCCAGGTCATAATACTCCTGGGGGCCTATGGCCTTGCAGCTGCAAGTTCCGTCGCCGCGGACCCGCAGCTCATCGACACCTGGGGTGGTGGCAGGTTCCTCAGGATTGGGCTGGATGTGGATGAGAAGGGAAGCCTTCTTGATGAGAGCCTCAGAAGGGAGGGCCTCAACGTGAGTTATTACAGTGTGGAGGATGGCCGCAGGGCCCTTGGATCGAAGATACTGGCATTCGTATACCTGAAGGGTGGTGATATTGCGGTTGAAGCCGACACATCAAGCGTCTTCTACACCGTTATGAGTGAGAAGCTGAGGAGGGCGACCTCTGATTATGCCCGGCGTAAACAGTTCAGGGAGGCGGGTCTCCCGGCCTCCATGATCTCGGCGCTTGAAAATCCCGTGAACCTAAAGGTGGTGCCAAGGAACAGGGAAGGTTACAGGCCGCTGGTCCTTGAGAGCTCATACTTTGTTGAGATAATGTACGGCTTCATAGTTCCATTCATACTCTTCCTACCCTTCTTCCTCGGGAGTAACATGGTCACAGACAGCATTGTCGGGGAAAAGGAGAGGAAAACCTTTGAGGTGCTGCTGATGACACCCCTCCCTGATACGCTTATAATCCTTGGCAAGATAATACCCCCACTCATGTTCTCCTTCCTCCAGGGGATGCTCTGGATAATCATACTATCCGCCCTCAAGGTGCCCATCTACAACATCCCCCTGATCTTGGTTCTGCTCCTCTTCACCGGACTGGCCTTTACAGGGGTTGGTATGTTCATTTCAACCCTTGCTGATAGCACCAAGGAGGCCAACTCTGCAATAACTGTTGCCCTGTTCTTTGCAACCTTCATTCTCTTCGTGCCCCTATTCATGGACATGGGGCCCCTCACTGATCTTGTCCCCATGATACCAAGCTATGTGCTTGTCAGGTTATCATCATGTCCCCACTGCGGCCCTGAAGCATTAATCAGCATGGTCCCCTCAGGGGTAGCTTCAATCCTTATATTTGCAGCGTCCATAGTATCCTTCAGAAGGGAGGGTGTTATAAGGCTCTAA
- a CDS encoding molybdopterin molybdotransferase MoeA encodes MFLSELLPVKEAFRVIDENQVRMGVEEIDLDDAYHRVLAEDIISRFDSPPFDRSAMDGYAVRAEDTFGSSPENPITLRVVDSIGAGDVSGAETARGEAVRIATGAPIPEGADAVVMEEYTILSGDEIRVIRPVSPGENIAPRGEDIGAGERILKAGTLLRPPEIALAASAGHGRVKVYRKPSVRIIVTGNELVDPSGDLEPGKIPNSNRYTLKALVESAGGVPDVLHCGDDLEGVKDEIRRAADEYDAVITTGGTAISKGDVVVDAVKDLGEVLFHGVAVRPGKPVAFGMVNHKPVFMLSGYPVAAMVQFDVFARYYLMRMQYPEYRHRTVRRTCTGKVASAPGRTEYLRARATDEMVEPVRSRGSGIIRSMVESNAYIFLDENKEGISEGEECDVILFDSMII; translated from the coding sequence ATGTTCCTATCAGAGCTCTTACCGGTTAAGGAGGCATTCAGGGTCATTGATGAGAATCAGGTCAGGATGGGAGTGGAGGAGATTGATCTTGATGACGCATATCACAGGGTCCTTGCAGAGGACATCATATCCCGCTTTGACTCACCCCCATTTGACAGGTCGGCCATGGACGGGTATGCTGTCAGGGCAGAGGACACCTTCGGTTCATCACCTGAAAACCCCATCACACTCAGGGTGGTTGACTCCATAGGTGCAGGCGATGTTTCAGGGGCTGAAACTGCCAGGGGTGAGGCTGTGAGGATAGCTACTGGTGCACCGATCCCTGAGGGTGCGGATGCGGTTGTGATGGAGGAGTACACGATTCTATCAGGCGATGAGATAAGGGTGATAAGGCCGGTTTCACCAGGAGAAAACATAGCACCCCGCGGCGAGGACATAGGTGCGGGAGAAAGGATACTTAAAGCTGGGACCCTGCTCAGACCCCCCGAGATCGCCCTGGCAGCATCCGCAGGGCACGGCAGGGTTAAGGTGTACAGGAAGCCATCGGTCAGGATCATAGTGACCGGAAATGAACTTGTGGATCCATCAGGGGACCTTGAACCTGGAAAAATACCTAACTCCAACAGGTACACGCTCAAGGCCCTGGTTGAAAGTGCAGGAGGCGTCCCGGACGTCTTACACTGCGGGGATGACCTTGAGGGGGTGAAGGATGAGATCAGGAGGGCTGCTGATGAGTATGATGCGGTGATAACAACCGGGGGCACGGCCATAAGTAAGGGTGACGTGGTTGTTGATGCGGTGAAGGACCTGGGGGAGGTGCTCTTTCATGGAGTTGCGGTGCGCCCTGGAAAACCCGTGGCATTCGGGATGGTGAATCATAAACCGGTGTTCATGCTTTCAGGGTACCCTGTGGCTGCAATGGTACAGTTCGATGTATTTGCAAGGTACTATCTTATGAGGATGCAGTACCCTGAGTACAGGCACAGGACCGTCAGGAGGACCTGCACAGGGAAGGTTGCATCGGCACCTGGAAGGACAGAGTACCTGAGGGCAAGGGCCACCGATGAAATGGTTGAACCCGTCAGGAGCAGAGGTTCAGGGATAATAAGGTCAATGGTGGAATCAAACGCATACATATTCCTAGATGAGAATAAGGAGGGGATTTCAGAGGGTGAAGAATGCGATGTGATCCTCTTCGATTCCATGATAATATAG
- the ileS gene encoding isoleucine--tRNA ligase, with protein sequence MPIQEAEKSYRPHIIEEKVQRFWEERDIYERVKELREDKARYSFLDGPPYCSGRIHLGTAWNKIMKDTFLRFKSMRGFDVRRQPGWDTHGLPIEHKVEGLLGVKSKKDIEDKIGIEKFVKKCREFAVENKAVMTSQFQRLGVWMDWDDPYVTFDPAYMESCWWTLKRAHEKDLLVRDLRVITWCPRCETALALAEIDYHEKEDPSVYVKFPVTGDTYILVWTTTPWTLPANMAVSVHPEFDYAYARLGDETYIMAEALVEKVLGEDAEIIKTVRGSELEGLVYRHPLQDEVPYHASIEHRVILGEHVTLTEGTGCVHTAPGHGPEDFEVGKKYGLEVFCPVDEAGTFRPEAGKYEGLFVKDADLLIIEDLESKGLLLRAETISHRYGFCWRCKTPIIYLATEQWFLKITEIRDRMLEELDRVQWIPSWAGESRFRNWIENARDWTISRQRYWGIPIPIWVCEECDSIHVVGSIDELRERAVEGELEGDFIHRPHVDAIILECDRCGGRMKRTPDVLDVWIDSGVAGWASLHYPREDELFREWFPYDFITEGHDQTRGWFYSQLGCGVIALDETPYRRVLMHGFTLDEEGRKMSKSLGNVVEPEDVIEKYGADVLRFYLLWANKPWEDLKFVWDELKNINKMFNILWNVYVFSTTYMSLDRFQPTDHNPDDLEFRVEDHWILSRINSTVEAVTEALDNLHFHRATRELHDFIVEDLSRWYVRLIRSRTWVERDDPDKLAAYHTLYRVLKTLTLTLAPVAPHISEDIYQNLVRGAEPDSPESIHMLDWASPGVVDRELEASMDTVCEIIEACARARDSARYKLRWPVREIVVVSEDEEVLKAAESLKSVIAEQANAKSIRTATEFPEMKVIAKPNPATLGPRLRGDMPLVMRELESADGAAVRDSLESEGEFTLRVDDREIKLGPEDVIFETELPEDIVSAQFDGGSVFVDTKLTPEIMSEAMARELVRRIQDMRKDLDLDVEARIEVAVKSSGDFRELTEPMADFIEHEVRASKLSFDYTEMEYTKEWKISDENIIISIKPL encoded by the coding sequence ATGCCAATCCAGGAAGCCGAGAAATCCTACAGACCCCACATAATCGAAGAGAAGGTTCAGAGATTCTGGGAAGAAAGGGACATCTACGAACGTGTTAAGGAGCTAAGGGAGGATAAAGCCAGGTACTCATTCCTGGACGGACCACCATACTGCAGTGGCAGGATCCACCTGGGCACAGCATGGAACAAGATAATGAAGGACACATTCCTTCGCTTCAAATCAATGAGGGGCTTCGATGTAAGGAGGCAGCCTGGATGGGACACCCATGGCCTTCCAATTGAACACAAGGTTGAAGGATTACTGGGTGTGAAGAGCAAGAAGGACATTGAGGACAAAATAGGCATCGAGAAATTCGTTAAGAAGTGCCGTGAATTTGCAGTGGAAAACAAGGCCGTCATGACATCCCAGTTCCAGAGACTAGGGGTCTGGATGGACTGGGATGACCCCTACGTGACCTTTGACCCGGCCTACATGGAATCATGCTGGTGGACCCTCAAAAGGGCCCATGAAAAGGACCTCCTTGTAAGGGACCTGAGGGTCATCACATGGTGCCCCCGCTGTGAAACAGCCCTTGCCCTTGCAGAGATAGACTACCATGAAAAGGAGGACCCCTCGGTATACGTTAAGTTCCCGGTCACAGGGGACACCTACATCCTTGTATGGACAACCACCCCATGGACGCTCCCCGCCAACATGGCGGTCTCTGTACACCCTGAATTTGACTATGCATATGCACGCCTGGGAGACGAGACCTACATAATGGCAGAGGCCCTGGTGGAGAAGGTCCTTGGAGAGGATGCAGAGATCATCAAGACTGTCAGGGGAAGTGAACTTGAAGGCCTGGTTTACAGGCACCCCCTCCAGGACGAGGTCCCCTACCATGCCTCCATTGAACACAGGGTGATCCTCGGCGAACACGTCACCCTCACCGAGGGTACCGGATGCGTCCACACAGCCCCCGGACACGGACCAGAGGACTTTGAAGTCGGTAAGAAGTACGGGCTTGAGGTATTCTGTCCCGTGGATGAGGCAGGGACATTCAGGCCAGAGGCAGGTAAATATGAGGGCCTTTTTGTTAAAGATGCGGACCTCCTGATAATAGAGGACCTTGAATCAAAGGGACTTCTCCTGAGGGCTGAGACAATAAGCCACAGGTACGGTTTCTGCTGGAGGTGCAAGACACCCATAATCTACCTTGCAACAGAGCAGTGGTTCCTGAAGATAACCGAAATAAGGGACCGGATGCTGGAGGAACTTGACAGGGTCCAGTGGATCCCATCCTGGGCAGGGGAGAGCCGATTCAGGAACTGGATAGAGAACGCAAGGGACTGGACAATTTCAAGGCAGAGGTACTGGGGGATACCCATCCCCATCTGGGTCTGTGAGGAATGTGACAGCATACACGTGGTGGGATCAATAGATGAACTCCGCGAAAGGGCGGTTGAGGGAGAACTTGAGGGGGACTTCATACACAGGCCCCACGTGGATGCCATAATACTTGAGTGCGACCGGTGCGGCGGTAGAATGAAGAGGACACCCGATGTGCTTGACGTATGGATAGATTCGGGGGTCGCAGGCTGGGCCTCACTCCACTACCCCCGGGAGGATGAGCTCTTCAGGGAATGGTTCCCCTACGACTTCATAACAGAGGGACATGACCAGACCCGAGGCTGGTTCTACTCCCAGCTTGGCTGTGGCGTCATAGCCCTGGATGAAACACCCTACCGCCGGGTGCTGATGCACGGTTTCACCCTTGATGAGGAAGGAAGGAAGATGAGCAAATCCCTGGGAAACGTTGTTGAACCAGAGGATGTCATAGAAAAGTACGGGGCAGACGTCCTCAGATTCTACCTCCTCTGGGCCAACAAGCCCTGGGAGGACCTTAAATTTGTATGGGACGAACTCAAAAACATCAACAAGATGTTCAACATACTCTGGAACGTTTACGTCTTCTCAACAACCTACATGTCCCTCGACAGGTTCCAGCCAACGGACCATAACCCCGATGACCTTGAATTCAGGGTTGAGGATCACTGGATACTCTCAAGGATAAACTCAACAGTGGAGGCGGTGACAGAGGCCCTTGATAACCTCCACTTCCACAGGGCAACCCGCGAACTCCATGACTTCATCGTGGAGGACCTCAGCAGGTGGTATGTCAGGCTCATAAGGAGCCGCACATGGGTGGAGAGGGATGACCCTGATAAACTTGCAGCCTACCACACCCTCTACAGGGTGCTGAAAACCCTCACCTTAACCCTTGCCCCGGTGGCACCCCACATATCAGAGGACATATACCAGAACCTTGTGAGGGGCGCCGAACCCGATTCCCCCGAGAGCATACACATGCTTGACTGGGCAAGTCCTGGAGTCGTGGACAGGGAACTTGAAGCCAGCATGGACACTGTCTGTGAGATCATAGAGGCATGTGCAAGGGCAAGGGACTCTGCACGGTACAAGTTAAGGTGGCCTGTAAGGGAAATAGTCGTGGTATCAGAGGATGAGGAGGTTCTGAAGGCGGCCGAGTCACTTAAAAGTGTTATAGCTGAACAGGCAAATGCCAAATCCATCAGGACAGCCACAGAATTCCCTGAGATGAAGGTAATCGCCAAGCCCAACCCTGCAACCCTTGGCCCGAGGCTGAGGGGTGACATGCCCCTTGTGATGAGGGAGCTTGAATCAGCAGATGGCGCTGCTGTCAGGGACTCCCTTGAATCAGAGGGAGAATTCACCCTCAGGGTGGATGACAGGGAGATCAAACTGGGTCCTGAGGATGTAATATTTGAAACTGAACTTCCCGAGGACATTGTAAGCGCACAGTTCGATGGTGGGAGCGTATTCGTTGATACAAAACTCACACCGGAGATAATGAGCGAGGCAATGGCACGTGAACTTGTAAGGAGAATACAGGATATGAGGAAGGACCTTGACCTTGATGTCGAGGCTAGGATAGAGGTTGCAGTTAAATCTAGCGGTGACTTCAGGGAACTTACAGAACCCATGGCTGACTTCATAGAACATGAGGTCAGGGCCAGCAAACTTTCCTTTGATTACACCGAGATGGAGTACACCAAGGAATGGAAGATATCCGATGAAAACATCATAATATCAATAAAACCCCTGTAG
- a CDS encoding ABC transporter permease, whose translation MKILTVTKWELRNTLQSRKFVFIFIFQIAVLMLTIFMFSGFMDMMDEGGAAFTPSLRGFAEINVHDPSGIIKGQLNPDILEIREFKGFPASGSVLLVDRFRGVPLNATLYLDYSDPRRSVISDEVKLAVERASSRIVEDLMGETPRPEVMEEAVGESVSMQLVNRVMVAVLLFLPIFLFGNLVIDGIVGEKERKTGEVLIAMPVRHSDIILGKCLSVIIIMSLQIGVWTLILTAAGFRISNIPAAYITVVLSAVPVVGLTSLISVYSKNYREAGIGITLAYIVVAAYLMVPTLAYIAGSQGTLSPMTLTVKLIAGSPVGPGDILPPLASTLALSLLFYGLSVRLFRRDDIVFGPRPGIIELLVKK comes from the coding sequence ATGAAGATCCTCACGGTTACCAAGTGGGAGCTCAGGAACACCCTCCAGAGCAGAAAGTTTGTATTCATATTCATCTTCCAGATAGCCGTGCTCATGCTCACAATCTTCATGTTCAGCGGATTCATGGATATGATGGATGAGGGAGGAGCTGCATTCACACCCTCCCTGAGGGGATTTGCAGAGATAAACGTCCATGACCCTTCAGGTATCATCAAGGGCCAGCTGAACCCTGATATCCTTGAAATCCGTGAATTTAAGGGCTTTCCTGCCTCTGGTTCCGTGCTCCTTGTTGACAGATTCAGGGGGGTGCCCCTGAATGCAACCCTCTACCTTGACTACTCTGACCCCAGGAGGAGCGTCATATCCGATGAGGTTAAACTTGCTGTTGAAAGGGCTTCCAGTAGAATAGTGGAGGACCTTATGGGGGAAACACCAAGACCCGAGGTCATGGAGGAGGCAGTGGGTGAATCAGTGTCCATGCAGCTTGTAAACAGGGTTATGGTTGCTGTTCTCCTCTTCCTCCCCATATTCCTCTTCGGGAACCTTGTCATTGATGGTATTGTTGGTGAGAAGGAGAGGAAAACCGGTGAGGTTCTCATTGCAATGCCCGTGAGGCATTCTGATATCATACTCGGCAAGTGCCTCTCGGTCATAATCATAATGTCCCTCCAGATAGGGGTGTGGACCCTTATCCTTACAGCTGCCGGTTTCAGGATATCCAACATACCTGCAGCCTACATTACGGTGGTGCTGTCCGCTGTCCCTGTTGTTGGACTCACAAGCCTTATCTCTGTGTATTCAAAGAATTATCGTGAGGCAGGAATAGGTATAACCCTCGCCTACATAGTGGTTGCAGCTTACCTCATGGTCCCCACACTGGCATACATTGCAGGGTCCCAGGGTACCCTGTCCCCCATGACCCTCACCGTCAAGTTAATAGCGGGTTCCCCGGTGGGTCCCGGTGACATTTTACCGCCCCTGGCCTCAACCCTCGCCCTTAGCCTCCTCTTCTACGGCCTTTCGGTAAGGCTCTTCAGGAGGGATGATATTGTCTTCGGCCCGAGACCCGGAATAATTGAACTGCTGGTGAAAAAATGA
- a CDS encoding ABC transporter ATP-binding protein has product MIEVESLSKSFGRVKALDNLSFDVGDGELLGIIGHNGAGKTTVIRIIAGILHPDSGRVFVGGYDVTEDPVRVKSMIGYLPEEPNLYERFRARDLLRYFGELYGVRGDVLEERIWELLDLVGMSERAYDPINTFSKGMRQRIGIARALIHDPPVIILDEPTMGLDPATAYSIREFVRKLKGSKTILLCTHYMEEAEYLCDRVAIINQGRILDIGTPSELKSKIKGNTVLEVVLADPSAADISMIEGIDGVKSVELDGNTLRVSLECGDVTGRVLHGIGDNIRSVNTRETTLNDIFIERVRSP; this is encoded by the coding sequence ATGATAGAAGTTGAATCTCTAAGTAAAAGTTTTGGAAGGGTGAAGGCCCTGGACAATTTAAGCTTTGATGTGGGGGATGGGGAGCTCCTGGGCATCATAGGCCATAACGGTGCCGGTAAGACCACGGTAATACGTATAATAGCAGGTATACTCCACCCTGACTCTGGAAGGGTCTTCGTGGGGGGTTATGATGTTACAGAGGACCCTGTTAGGGTAAAATCCATGATAGGCTACCTTCCAGAGGAGCCAAACCTCTATGAGCGCTTCAGGGCCAGGGACCTTTTAAGGTACTTCGGTGAACTCTACGGTGTTCGGGGAGATGTCCTTGAGGAAAGGATATGGGAACTTCTTGACCTTGTAGGGATGTCTGAAAGGGCATATGACCCTATAAACACCTTCTCAAAGGGTATGCGTCAGAGGATAGGCATAGCAAGGGCCCTGATCCATGACCCCCCTGTCATCATCCTTGATGAACCAACCATGGGGCTGGACCCTGCCACGGCATATTCAATAAGGGAGTTTGTAAGGAAGCTCAAGGGTTCAAAGACCATTCTGCTCTGCACCCACTACATGGAGGAGGCGGAGTACCTCTGTGACCGGGTTGCCATAATCAACCAGGGACGTATACTTGACATTGGAACCCCCTCAGAACTCAAATCAAAGATAAAGGGGAACACTGTCCTTGAAGTGGTCCTTGCCGATCCATCGGCTGCAGATATCAGCATGATAGAGGGAATTGATGGTGTTAAATCCGTTGAGCTCGATGGTAACACCCTCAGGGTGTCCCTTGAATGTGGAGATGTGACGGGACGGGTCCTCCATGGAATCGGTGATAACATAAGGAGCGTGAATACAAGGGAGACCACCCTCAATGATATATTCATAGAGAGGGTCAGGAGCCCCTGA